From Ascaphus truei isolate aAscTru1 chromosome 20, aAscTru1.hap1, whole genome shotgun sequence, one genomic window encodes:
- the LOC142471043 gene encoding tetratricopeptide repeat protein 39A-like, with protein MSQEPGSVDRSVLDLSKDLSECMDALSLFLNNQFDESLELLRPRVKDSMYHGLIHATILEMQAMMTFEHDDIINAGKIMKDVQETCQRFRKKSSLIQKPGADSFTEVELHAEVCYAECLLQRASLTFLQDENMINFIKGGMKVRNSYVIYRDLNNFMQSHSFQKGASHAHLEGGIALGIGAFNLTLSLFPPRILKLLEFAGFSGDK; from the exons GTCTGTGCTGGATCTATCCAAGGATCTCAGTGAGTGTATGGACGCTCTGAGCCTCTTTCTGAATAACCAGTTTGATGAGAGTCTGGAATTGCTGCGGCCGAG GGTTAAAGACAGCATGTACCATGGCCTCATACACGCCACCATCTTGGAAATGCAAGCCATGATGACATTCGAACACGATGACATCATCAATGCCGGAAAGATCATGAAGGATGTGCAGGAAACGTGTCAAAG GTTTAGGAAGAAGTCGTCCCTCATTCAGAAGCCTGGAGCAGACTCGTTTACAGAAG TGGAGTTACATGCAGAAGTTTGTTATGCAGAATGTCTCCTGCAAAGAGCATCACTCACCTtcctgcag GATGAGAATATGATCAATTTTATCAAAGGTGGAATGAAAGTTCGCAACAGCTACGTGATATACAG GGATCTGAATAATTTCATGCAGTCTCACAGTTTCCAGAAGGGGGCGTCCCACGCACACCTGGAGGGGGGGATCGCGTTGGGGATCGGAGCCTTTAACCTG acgctctctctcttcccccctcggaTCCTGAAGTTACTGGAGTTTGCAGGATTTTCAGGGGATAag
- the LOC142470789 gene encoding tetratricopeptide repeat protein 39A-like, with amino-acid sequence MMYLWNGFSVLGRDPQLTEDTLSTLCEAESRLQEAPVSEYTEDDICSVLLLKGLCLKHQGRAWQAEQCFTHVHQSEKKIKFDHHLVPNALLELSLLYMQQRRGEDAIPLLRRAKNNYKNYSMESRTLFRIHAALSKLKAGESEENSTDGASAS; translated from the exons ATGATGTATTTATGGAACGGCTTCTCAGTGCTGGGTAGGGACCCTCAGCTCACAGAAGATACCCTGAGTACCTTGTGCGAGGCTGAGAGCCGCCTGCAGGAGGCGCCAG tcAGCGAGTATACAGAAGACGACATCTGCTCTGTTTTGCTGCTGAAGGGTCTGTGTCTGAAGCACCAGGGGAGGGCGTGGCAGGCGGAGCAATGTTTCACACACGTGCACCAGAG TGAGAAGAAGATAAAGTTTGACCATCACCTGGTCCCCAATGCTCTGCTGGAGCTGAGTCTCCTGTATATGCAGCAACGCAGGGGAGAGGATGCTATACCCCTGCTACGCCGTGCCAA gaaTAACTATAAGAATTACTCTATGGAATCTCGCACACTGTTCCGGATTCACGCTGCTCTCTCTAAGCTGAAAGCTGGCGAGTCAGAGGAGAACAGCACGGACGGAGCCAGCGCCTCCTAA
- the GADD45GIP1 gene encoding large ribosomal subunit protein mL64, with protein sequence MAAPMHRCWALLRSLTLSLPAAGYHAKPRIWGLSGVYKPDPRDPETKEWHIGPKFEAKLYGKHGEASQVDPEALWPRPEKLRELEEEEREWYPSLGDMLERVEAKDRELAKKKEERERLIASNLAKMPKMVADWRRDKREAKQKLREEQIRRDRLVAKAREKFGVSMDPRSVKFQELVKELEKEDKKNQKALKKRTEAAGVGAKAGNAPAAGSP encoded by the exons ATGGCAGCGCCCATGCATCGTTGCTGGGCTTTGCTGCGGTCTCTGACTTTGTCCTTGCCGGCCGCAGGTTACCACGCGAAACCGAGGATTTGGGGCCTAAGTGGAGTGTATAAGCCGGACCCTCGGGACCCCGAGACTAAGGAATGGCATATAGGGCCGAAGTTTGAGGCCAAGCTGTACGGCAAGCACGGGGAGGCCTCCCAGGTGGATCCTGAGGCGCTGTGGCCGAGACCCGAGAAGCTCCGGGAGCtcgaggaggaagagagggagtggtACCCGAGCCTGGGGGACATGCTTGAGAGAGTGGAGGCCAAGGACAGGgagctggcaaaaaaaaaagaggagag GGAGCGCTTGATTGCTTCCAACTTGGCTAAGATGCCCAAGATGGTGGCCGACTGGCGGAGGGACAAGCGGGAGGCGAAGCAGAAACTGCGGGAAGAGCAGATCCGTAGGGATCGTCTCGTGGCCAAAGCCCGCGAAAAGTTCGGGGTCAGCATGGATCCACGAAGCGTCAAGTTCCAGGAGCTGGTGAAAGAGTTGGAGAAGGAGGACAAGAAGAACCAGAAAGCCCTAAAGAAGAGAACGGAGGCAGCGGGCGTGGGAGCAAAAGCAGGGAATGCCCCAGCTGCAGGGTCGCCCTAA